The Acropora muricata isolate sample 2 unplaced genomic scaffold, ASM3666990v1 scaffold_756, whole genome shotgun sequence DNA window GTAGCCTCATCAGCTACGTTATGTCAAGCCCAGCTAGATCTCTTTTTGAATTTGTGTTCCTACTTAGGCATTCCCATGGCACCTGAAAAAACATGTGGCCCTGCCACTACTTTGTCATTTGCTGGTATCGAATTAGATTCCATCCTTTCAGAGGCTCGTTTACCTCTtgacaaaattgacaaaagCAGAAATTTGATCTCTGCATTTTTGGCTCGTAAGAAGGTATCTCTGACAGAGCTCCAGTCATTGACTGGCTTGTTGAATTTTGCCTGCTCAGTCATCAAGCCAGGTAGAACATTTTTAAGGCGATTGATTGATCTTACGATAGGTGTCCGGTCACCTCATCATCTCATTCGGCTGAATAAAGAGGTTAAGGAGGATGTTAAGGTTTGGCTTTCTTTTCTGACAGATTTCAATGGCCGATCCTTTTTCATTGATGATGGCTGGCAAAATTCTGTTAAATTGAGTCTTTACACAGATGCCTCAGGTGCACTGGgatttggtgcaatttttggcAGCAAATGGTGCTATGGGAAATGGCCTGCAAATTGGGCTCATTCTAATATTGCCATTTTAGAGTTTCATCCAATTGTTTTAAGTCTGTACCTGTGGGGACATGAAATGAGCCATcagtgtgttttgtttttcaccgATAATGAGGCACTTGTCCATGTTATCAACAAGCAATCATGCAAAGACAAACCATTGATGAGTTTTGTTAGGAAGCTGGTGGCTATCTGTCTACAACACAAcattgttttcaaagcaaaacaCATCCCCGGGATCCACAATAATTTAGCAGACTCTTTGTCTCGATTACAGGTACAGACTTTCAGACAGTTGGCTCCACATCACATGGACCAATCCCCCACAGAGATACCCCTGTATCTGCAGCCTCAGAACTGGCAGCCAtagtttcaacccttatgaaaTCGAGCCTGCAGCCGTCATCCCTTCCTACCTACAAAAGGGCTTCGAGGCTGTATAATCAGTTTTTACATTCAACGTTTCAAGGGTTATCTGTGCACTTCCCATTTCACCTCCTAATTTAGCACTACTCATCGCATATATGTTTGATAATCATTATGCTCCATCCACAGTGACTACATATATTTCTGCCTTAGGGTATTCACACAAGTTATCTGGATATCCAGACCCTTCTAAGGTTTTCTTTATTATGCAAATGGTAAAAGGCTATGGTAAGCTTGGAGCCCGTTTGGATAGTCGGTTGCCAATTACTCTTCCGATTTTACATAGGATCTTGGAAGCTGCCTCAAGTTTTTCAAGTTCGAAGtatcaaatttgtcaatttcaaGCTATGTGCTCCATTGCTTTTCATGCTTTTCTTAGAGTAGATGAAATGACCTCCACAACAGACCTTGGTCCTCGACCTTTACAAATTCATCAAGTAGTTCAGCTGGTGAATGACTTCAAtaccatagtttctttaaaaattgtttttgaggTTTTTAAACACAGTTATAACCAGCCGCCTTCTTCTATGGTCATTAATCGTGTACCCATTTTCTGTCCAGTTCAGTTGATGTTGGATTATTTGGCTCTACGGCATAACAAACCTTGCCCCctttttattacattacatgGTCATCCAGTTTCTCGAGCCAATTTTACTGATCAGCTGTCTTTGGCGATTAAATTCTGTGGGCTCAACCCTGCTCATTATAAGGGACATAGTTTTCGGATTGGGGCTGCATCTCATGCTGCAGATCGGGGTTTGTCTGATGCCCAGATACGAGTTTTGGGCAGGTGGAAGTCTAATGCTTTTCATCGATATATTCGCATTCCTTCTGTATCAACGTAGTGTGTTTCTCAACGCCGTAAGCTTGTGGGGGTATTTGTATTAAAGTTAACTCTTGAGATATAGACCTGATTAGCAAGGGCAGCAGTTCTCATACCTCATGGGTTTGTGCACCTAAATAGCAATTTGAGTACTTTAAAACTAGAATATTTCAGCGATGAAGCTGTGCTCAACTTAACTCAAGATATATGGAAGTGGTTAGCAAGGGCAGCATTTCTCATATCTCTTGTGGTTAGAAAACCTAATATCAAGACCAGTAGTTTTATAAATTAAGATATTCTAATTCTATGATATTCCAAGGAATTTGTTTGGCTATTTAACAGCCTGCAATCTTAGTTTATGTTCCCATTTTTTAGTTATTGTGA harbors:
- the LOC136908221 gene encoding uncharacterized protein, which translates into the protein MQWRGLYYYDRCMPMGCSSSCLTFETFSTAVEWIARQRLSIAHILHLLDDFLIVASSATLCQAQLDLFLNLCSYLGIPMAPEKTCGPATTLSFAGIELDSILSEARLPLDKIDKSRNLISAFLARKKVSLTELQSLTGLLNFACSVIKPGRTFLRRLIDLTIGVRSPHHLIRLNKEVKEDVKVWLSFLTDFNGRSFFIDDGWQNSVKLSLYTDASGALGFGAIFGSKWCYGKWPANWAHSNIAILEFHPIVLSLYLWGHEMSHQCVLFFTDNEALVHVINKQSCKDKPLMSFVRKLVAICLQHNIVFKAKHIPGIHNNLADSLSRLQVQTFRQLAPHHMDQSPTEIPLYLQPQNWQP